In Oreochromis aureus strain Israel breed Guangdong linkage group 20, ZZ_aureus, whole genome shotgun sequence, the following are encoded in one genomic region:
- the LOC116311628 gene encoding cytochrome c oxidase subunit 4 isoform 2, mitochondrial produces MLRLTTGRVGSLLTRRVTAAVTTSSTRMASKEVSESVDMSQPMYWDRVDIPLPDRPYKDVLTDADKSLKQKEKGPWGQLTKEEKIALYRLTFCKTYPEMKQQTAEWKTVMGGIFFFLGFTGLVIWWQSVYVYPPRPRTFDDEWKSQQLKRMLDMRINPIQGFSAKWDYEKGQWK; encoded by the exons ATGCTGCGTTTGACTACTGGGCGCGTGGGAAGCCTCCTGACCAGGCGCGTGACAGCTGCCGTGACTACCAGCAGCACGAGGATGGCGAGCAAAG AGGTGTCCGAGTCAGTGGACATGTCTCAGCCAATGTACTGGGACCGTGTGGACATCCCACTGCCTGACAGACCCTACAAAGATGTCCTGACTGATGCTGACAAGAGCCTGAAGCAGAAGGAGAAAGGACCCTGGGGTCAGCTGACTAAAGAAGAAAAGATTGCGT TGTATCGGCTGACGTTCTGCAAGACCTACCCAGAGATGAAGCAGCAGACAGCAGAGTGGAAGACGGTCATGGGGGGCATTTTCTTCTTCCTGGGCTTCACAGGCCTAGTGATCTGGTGGCAGAGTGTCTATG TCTACCCTCCACGTCCCAGGACCTTTGATGATGAATGGAAGTCCCAGCAGCTGAAGAGGATGTTGGACATGAGGATCAACCCCATCCAGGGCTTCTCTGCCAAGTGGGACTATGAAAAAGGCCAGTGGAAATAA